A part of Paenibacillus donghaensis genomic DNA contains:
- a CDS encoding NAD(P)-dependent malic enzyme, whose translation MTAADLKQVSLRMRIQYPLAGSYLGDMLRLIECYGGDISEVRHVAATGSELAQDIVFKASDATGRKLIEINAQQLTGGIVMTMIDEVMQLHLGGKLTTGLKNEILSMEDLSKVYTPGVARVCQAIAANEDAAYEYTIKKNTVAVVSDGTAVLGLGDIGPKAAMPVMEGKAALFKQFAGVDAFPICLDTKDTEEIIAIVKALAPAFGGINLEDIASPRCFEIEARLKQELDIPVFHDDQHGTAIVVLAGILNALKVCGKDIKDVKIVVNGVGAAGIAVSKMLLHAGAVNLIGVDRRGAINRLEVYDKSHWTEFSLISNPFTEAGSLSEVIKGADVFIGLSAPNILQLSDVKSMAKDPIIFAMANPTPEIDPELAAPFVRVMATGRSDFPNQINNVLCFPGIFRGALDCGATDITEDMKLAAARAISSVIEESELSETNIIPNAFDPRVVERIREAVIRAAVDNGVARYPGLLLGSK comes from the coding sequence ATGACTGCTGCAGACCTGAAGCAGGTTAGCCTGAGGATGCGGATTCAGTATCCGCTTGCCGGAAGTTATCTGGGAGACATGTTACGGCTGATCGAATGCTACGGCGGCGATATTTCAGAGGTCCGGCATGTTGCAGCAACGGGGTCAGAGCTGGCTCAAGACATTGTGTTCAAGGCTTCTGACGCTACAGGCAGAAAGCTGATCGAGATTAACGCTCAACAATTGACTGGAGGGATAGTAATGACAATGATCGATGAAGTAATGCAGCTGCACCTTGGCGGGAAGCTGACAACCGGTCTGAAGAATGAGATTCTATCGATGGAGGATCTGTCCAAGGTCTACACACCGGGAGTAGCACGGGTCTGCCAGGCCATTGCGGCCAATGAAGATGCGGCTTATGAGTATACGATCAAAAAAAATACGGTAGCCGTGGTAAGTGACGGAACGGCGGTACTGGGTCTGGGCGATATCGGGCCTAAGGCAGCTATGCCGGTCATGGAAGGCAAAGCGGCGTTGTTCAAACAATTCGCCGGTGTGGATGCGTTCCCGATCTGTCTGGATACCAAGGACACAGAAGAGATTATTGCGATTGTGAAGGCGCTCGCGCCTGCTTTTGGCGGCATTAACCTGGAGGATATTGCTTCGCCACGTTGCTTCGAGATTGAAGCCCGGCTGAAGCAGGAGCTGGACATTCCAGTCTTCCATGACGACCAGCACGGAACAGCGATCGTGGTGCTTGCGGGCATTCTAAACGCACTGAAGGTATGCGGCAAGGACATCAAGGATGTGAAGATCGTGGTGAATGGAGTCGGAGCGGCCGGAATTGCCGTATCCAAAATGCTGCTGCATGCCGGAGCCGTCAATTTGATCGGTGTCGACCGTAGAGGGGCGATTAACCGTCTGGAGGTATATGACAAATCGCATTGGACGGAATTCTCGCTGATCTCGAACCCGTTTACAGAAGCAGGTTCGCTGTCTGAGGTGATTAAGGGGGCAGACGTATTTATCGGATTGTCGGCGCCGAATATTTTACAGCTGAGTGATGTGAAAAGCATGGCCAAGGACCCGATCATCTTCGCCATGGCGAATCCTACGCCCGAGATTGATCCGGAACTTGCCGCTCCGTTTGTTAGAGTAATGGCGACCGGACGTTCGGATTTCCCGAACCAGATCAACAATGTATTATGCTTCCCTGGCATCTTCAGAGGGGCGCTGGACTGCGGAGCGACCGATATTACCGAGGATATGAAACTGGCGGCGGCCCGGGCGATTTCCTCGGTGATCGAGGAGAGCGAGCTTAGCGAGACGAATATTATCCCGAACGCTTTTGACCCTAGAGTGGTGGAGCGCATTCGTGAAGCGGTCATCCGTGCAGCGGTGGACAATGGTGTAGCCAGATATCCCGGTCTGCTGCTGGGAAGCAAATAG
- a CDS encoding alpha/beta hydrolase yields MKHFRQSLLWIWIMTSLMFFSLIGFTPMNSMARAEAATPPKSAAIEKPLMFVLIHGSWVDAGFWKETAAELRLMGHEVYTPEYAGHGGVGSTQLGSVTHEQMTRSVVDYMNRKKLKDVVLLGHSFGGSIVQKTAEQLPDRIRRLVFFDAFVPLDGQSVADQFAAPVRESFEQLRKSSGNNTISLPFPLFREAFVNTATLAEAQDYYTYVIPEPAGPAFQKLDLKKFYSLDIPKSYLFLTEDTALPQTPFGYHPSQSAHLGAYRYIAGHGDHMTTAHKEPKRLAELIVQASRD; encoded by the coding sequence ATGAAGCATTTTCGCCAGAGTCTGCTATGGATATGGATCATGACCAGTTTGATGTTCTTCTCCCTCATTGGCTTCACCCCTATGAACTCAATGGCCCGAGCCGAAGCAGCCACCCCACCGAAATCTGCGGCCATCGAGAAACCGCTTATGTTTGTGCTTATCCACGGTTCCTGGGTCGATGCCGGTTTCTGGAAGGAAACAGCCGCCGAGCTGCGCTTAATGGGGCACGAGGTCTACACACCGGAGTACGCCGGCCATGGCGGAGTTGGTTCGACGCAGCTTGGCAGTGTTACCCATGAGCAGATGACCCGATCTGTAGTGGATTACATGAACCGGAAGAAGCTGAAGGATGTGGTACTGCTGGGACACAGCTTTGGAGGAAGCATTGTGCAAAAAACCGCCGAGCAGCTCCCGGACCGAATCAGACGGCTGGTCTTCTTCGATGCCTTTGTGCCGTTGGACGGACAGAGTGTGGCTGACCAGTTTGCAGCACCGGTGAGGGAATCCTTTGAGCAGCTGCGGAAGTCTTCCGGCAACAACACGATTAGCCTGCCGTTCCCGCTGTTCCGTGAAGCTTTTGTCAACACCGCTACCCTTGCCGAAGCTCAGGACTACTATACTTATGTCATTCCCGAGCCTGCAGGTCCAGCCTTCCAGAAGCTTGACCTGAAGAAATTCTACAGCCTGGATATTCCCAAAAGCTATCTTTTCCTGACCGAGGATACTGCCCTGCCACAGACTCCCTTCGGCTACCACCCTTCGCAGTCCGCCCATCTGGGGGCCTACCGGTACATTGCCGGGCACGGCGACCACATGACCACCGCGCATAAAGAGCCCAAACGGCTGGCTGAGCTGATCGTTCAGGCCTCGCGGGACTAG
- a CDS encoding pyruvate, water dikinase regulatory protein, with translation MTEKHVFICSDSIGETAEAVAGAAIRQFNLETVAVRPFRRITSVREIADIVELAHRQQSVIVYTLVQQELREAIARHSLKLGVAIVDVMGPVITAFSQSFHHVPLQQPGRHNDLDDHYYRRIEAIEFAVKYDDGRDGRGIGLADLVLVGVSRTSKTPLSMYMAYKGIKVANCPLTPEVPPPPELLQVPRNRIFGLTMDMEALIKIRTERLRALGLTTSAGYASELQVLEEYSYAEELMKKLGCKIIDVTNQSIEESAGLILDCL, from the coding sequence GTGACGGAGAAGCATGTATTTATCTGCTCGGATTCAATTGGAGAGACGGCAGAAGCGGTGGCCGGTGCAGCGATCCGGCAATTTAATCTGGAAACGGTGGCGGTCCGGCCATTTCGGCGGATAACTAGCGTGCGGGAGATAGCTGACATCGTTGAACTGGCGCATAGGCAGCAGTCGGTTATCGTGTACACCCTCGTCCAGCAGGAACTGCGCGAGGCCATCGCCAGGCACAGCCTGAAGCTGGGCGTTGCGATCGTAGACGTGATGGGTCCTGTCATTACCGCGTTCAGCCAATCATTCCATCATGTTCCGCTTCAGCAGCCAGGGCGTCATAACGATCTGGATGACCATTATTACCGCCGGATTGAAGCGATCGAATTCGCGGTTAAATATGACGACGGGCGGGACGGGCGCGGGATTGGCCTAGCCGACCTGGTGCTCGTCGGCGTCTCGCGCACCTCCAAGACGCCGCTCAGCATGTATATGGCTTACAAGGGCATCAAGGTAGCCAACTGCCCCTTGACCCCGGAAGTCCCGCCGCCGCCCGAGCTGCTGCAGGTTCCGCGCAATCGGATCTTCGGCTTGACAATGGATATGGAGGCGCTGATCAAGATCCGTACCGAACGGCTCCGCGCGCTGGGGCTGACAACCAGTGCAGGGTATGCTTCCGAGCTGCAGGTGCTGGAGGAATACAGCTACGCCGAGGAGCTGATGAAGAAGCTAGGCTGCAAGATTATAGACGTCACGAACCAATCCATTGAGGAGTCCGCCGGACTAATCCTGGATTGCTTGTGA
- the ppdK gene encoding pyruvate, phosphate dikinase, producing the protein MSAVKRVYRFEEGNCDMGTLLGGKGANLAEMTRLGLPIPPGFTLTTEVCRAFHQAGGQLTDDIFAEICAALKVLETSKQTFFGDEDNPLLVSVRSGSVSSMPGMMDTILNLGLNDFTIQGLAKQTGNEGFAYDCYRRFIQMFGEIVLGIPALHFDKHLEQLKEQKGRENDQEVTAEEWKQLVLRYHWLVEEQSGKAFPQDVYVQLRMAVCAVLRSWNNTRAKVYRKLYQIPDEQGTAVNVQAMVFGNKGDNCGTGVLFTRNPSSGAKELYGEYLINAQGEDVVAGVRTPRSLSELGEEMPEVYAELSRVAGQLEQHYRDMQDVEFTVENGKLFLLQTRSGKRTAQAAVNIAVALVEEGLITKQEAVSRIEAGHLDQLLHRSIEGPEGLRVIAAGLPASPGAATGAVVLDADTAEEWAKAGTRTILVSSETSPEDIHGILAAEGVLTSRGGMTSHAAVVARGMGKPCICGCDGLAIDREQGTITLGEHTLRQGDVISLDGTSGQVYLGSVSLSDPVVSPGLLKLLQYADEFRELSIYTNADTPADAAKAREWGAEGIGLCRTEHMFFSDTRLPIVQAMILAETKEERIHQLGKILPMQQSDFEEMFRVMHGLPVTIRLLDPPLHEFLPNLEQIVEQYRAAVAEGSDKEEVQRLKRLMAKVRSLQESNPMLGLRGCRLGLMFPEIYDMQIEAIFRAAATVVRERLEVRPEIMIPLVGHPDELKAMRALVDEVASQVLSEEMKHFKYRVGTMIEVPRAAIVADAIAEHADFFSFGTNDLTQMTFGYSRDDAEGKFLNGYLEKRVLQDNPFQVLDEEGVGVLIQWAVDKGKARKFFLKTGLCGEHGGDMRSISFCQQIGLDYVSCSPYRIPYARISAAKAALIWPRRKQAFASLPEESPSL; encoded by the coding sequence ATGAGCGCAGTGAAAAGAGTATATCGTTTTGAAGAGGGAAATTGCGACATGGGGACATTGCTTGGAGGCAAAGGCGCCAATCTGGCAGAAATGACACGGCTGGGCTTACCAATTCCTCCAGGCTTCACCCTGACAACAGAGGTGTGCCGGGCGTTCCATCAAGCAGGCGGCCAGCTTACAGACGATATATTTGCGGAGATTTGTGCTGCCTTGAAGGTTTTGGAGACCAGCAAACAAACGTTTTTTGGTGATGAAGACAATCCGCTGCTGGTGTCTGTGCGCTCCGGCTCGGTATCGTCGATGCCCGGGATGATGGATACCATCCTGAATCTGGGCTTGAATGACTTCACGATCCAGGGTCTCGCCAAGCAGACGGGCAACGAAGGTTTCGCCTATGATTGCTACCGCAGATTCATTCAGATGTTCGGTGAGATTGTGCTAGGGATACCCGCTCTGCATTTCGACAAGCATCTGGAACAGCTCAAGGAGCAGAAGGGCCGGGAGAACGACCAGGAGGTCACGGCCGAGGAATGGAAGCAGTTGGTGCTGCGATACCACTGGCTTGTGGAAGAGCAGAGCGGCAAGGCGTTTCCACAGGATGTGTACGTACAGCTCAGAATGGCGGTCTGTGCCGTACTGCGCAGCTGGAACAATACCCGGGCGAAGGTGTACCGGAAGCTGTACCAGATCCCGGATGAGCAGGGGACAGCGGTCAACGTGCAGGCTATGGTCTTCGGCAACAAGGGGGATAACTGCGGAACGGGAGTGCTGTTCACGCGCAATCCTTCCAGTGGAGCCAAAGAGCTGTACGGCGAATATCTGATCAATGCCCAAGGTGAGGATGTGGTGGCTGGCGTGCGTACGCCGCGCAGTCTGAGTGAGCTGGGTGAAGAAATGCCGGAGGTGTATGCGGAGCTGAGCCGGGTTGCCGGGCAACTGGAACAACATTACAGAGATATGCAGGATGTAGAGTTCACTGTGGAGAACGGGAAGTTGTTCCTGCTGCAGACCCGCAGCGGCAAACGGACAGCGCAGGCGGCTGTCAACATCGCCGTTGCTCTGGTGGAGGAAGGTCTGATTACGAAGCAGGAGGCGGTCAGCCGAATCGAAGCCGGGCATCTGGATCAATTGCTGCACCGTTCCATCGAAGGACCGGAGGGTCTCAGAGTGATTGCGGCCGGACTGCCCGCTTCTCCGGGGGCGGCGACCGGCGCTGTGGTGCTGGATGCCGATACGGCCGAGGAATGGGCCAAGGCCGGTACCAGAACCATTCTCGTCAGCTCCGAAACCTCGCCGGAGGATATCCATGGCATCCTAGCCGCCGAAGGGGTGCTTACCAGCCGGGGCGGTATGACCAGCCATGCCGCTGTTGTAGCGAGAGGCATGGGCAAGCCGTGCATCTGCGGCTGTGACGGGCTGGCCATCGACCGTGAGCAAGGGACCATTACCCTCGGCGAGCATACGCTGCGCCAAGGGGATGTGATCTCCCTTGACGGCACCTCCGGCCAGGTATACCTGGGCAGCGTTTCGCTCAGCGATCCGGTCGTTTCGCCCGGACTGCTGAAGCTGCTGCAATACGCCGACGAGTTCCGTGAGCTGTCGATCTACACCAATGCCGATACTCCGGCAGACGCTGCCAAGGCGCGGGAATGGGGGGCGGAGGGGATCGGGCTGTGCCGGACGGAGCATATGTTCTTCTCCGATACGCGGCTGCCTATTGTACAGGCGATGATTCTGGCGGAGACCAAGGAAGAGCGAATTCATCAGCTGGGCAAAATTCTGCCGATGCAGCAATCCGATTTCGAGGAGATGTTCCGGGTGATGCATGGCTTGCCCGTAACGATTCGTCTGCTGGACCCGCCGCTCCATGAATTCCTGCCTAACCTCGAGCAGATCGTGGAACAATACCGTGCTGCAGTGGCGGAGGGCAGCGATAAGGAAGAGGTGCAGCGGCTGAAGCGGCTCATGGCCAAGGTACGTTCGCTCCAGGAGAGCAACCCGATGCTGGGTCTGCGCGGCTGCCGCCTCGGGTTGATGTTCCCGGAAATTTACGATATGCAGATTGAAGCGATTTTTCGCGCGGCGGCAACGGTGGTCCGCGAACGACTGGAGGTACGTCCCGAGATCATGATTCCGCTTGTCGGCCATCCCGATGAACTGAAGGCGATGCGGGCGCTGGTGGATGAGGTTGCCAGCCAGGTCCTGTCGGAAGAGATGAAGCATTTCAAATATCGGGTCGGTACAATGATTGAAGTGCCAAGAGCGGCAATAGTCGCCGATGCCATTGCGGAACATGCCGATTTCTTCTCCTTCGGCACCAATGATCTGACACAGATGACCTTCGGCTACAGTCGTGATGATGCGGAAGGCAAATTCCTGAACGGGTATCTGGAGAAACGGGTTCTTCAGGATAATCCATTCCAGGTGCTGGATGAAGAAGGCGTGGGTGTATTGATCCAGTGGGCTGTGGATAAAGGCAAAGCCCGCAAGTTCTTCCTGAAGACCGGACTGTGCGGCGAGCATGGAGGCGATATGCGCTCGATTTCATTCTGCCAGCAGATTGGGCTGGACTACGTCAGCTGTTCCCCGTACCGGATTCCGTATGCCCGGATTTCGGCAGCCAAGGCGGCACTGATTTGGCCTCGTAGAAAGCAGGCATTTGCCAGCTTGCCGGAGGAGAGTCCATCGCTGTAA
- a CDS encoding excalibur calcium-binding domain-containing protein — protein MNKGLRISLTACLVLSLSTAAAALTGTGTAEAKTKAKTYKNCTELRKDYKGGVALSSSTTNEGGKTKHKPHVSKELYNANKKSDRDKDGIACEK, from the coding sequence ATGAACAAAGGATTACGTATTTCCCTCACAGCATGCCTGGTGCTGTCTTTATCCACAGCTGCAGCCGCGCTGACGGGTACAGGTACCGCTGAAGCCAAAACCAAAGCCAAGACCTACAAGAACTGCACTGAGCTGCGCAAAGACTATAAAGGCGGGGTAGCCCTCTCCAGCTCCACTACCAATGAAGGCGGCAAAACCAAACACAAACCCCATGTCTCCAAAGAGCTGTACAATGCAAACAAAAAAAGCGATCGCGATAAAGACGGGATCGCCTGTGAGAAATAA
- a CDS encoding response regulator, which produces MIRVLIVEDDPMVAEMNRFYLEQVEGFKWQGWARSADEAMEMLLENGPYELILLDVYMKETNGLELLSAIRHRELGVDVVVISAASDKESIRHALQNGAVDYLIKPFEFNRFRAALTAYRERHKVFRQQDSLDQSELDKLSRFRWEQGPSQELSKGFTRRTLQTVWRAVESCQAETFSTEDIATATGISRVSVGKYLAELAEMGALICELNYGALGRPVQRYRVSPHGGSVISKFI; this is translated from the coding sequence ATGATTAGAGTGCTGATTGTGGAAGATGATCCGATGGTAGCCGAGATGAACCGCTTCTATCTGGAGCAGGTGGAAGGCTTCAAGTGGCAGGGCTGGGCCCGGTCTGCGGACGAAGCCATGGAAATGCTGCTGGAGAACGGTCCATATGAGCTGATCCTGCTAGATGTATACATGAAGGAAACGAACGGGCTTGAACTGCTGTCTGCCATCCGCCACCGGGAGCTTGGGGTCGATGTGGTTGTCATATCGGCGGCAAGCGACAAGGAGAGCATCCGCCACGCGTTGCAGAACGGCGCGGTAGACTATCTGATCAAGCCGTTTGAGTTCAACCGGTTTCGTGCGGCGCTTACCGCTTACCGGGAACGGCATAAGGTGTTCCGGCAGCAGGATTCGCTGGATCAGAGCGAGCTGGACAAGCTGTCCAGATTCCGCTGGGAGCAAGGCCCGTCACAGGAGTTATCCAAGGGCTTCACCAGGCGCACCCTGCAGACGGTCTGGAGAGCGGTCGAGTCCTGTCAGGCAGAGACATTCTCCACCGAGGATATTGCCACGGCAACCGGCATCTCCCGTGTTTCGGTCGGCAAGTATCTGGCTGAGCTGGCCGAGATGGGAGCATTGATCTGTGAATTGAATTACGGGGCGCTGGGCAGACCAGTTCAGCGTTACAGGGTCTCGCCGCATGGCGGATCGGTCATATCGAAGTTTATATAA
- a CDS encoding 2-hydroxycarboxylate transporter family protein has protein sequence MQKAVSSPIPQGNVLPLPEKAGFLKRLTQIKVGVIPLPLYVILALIIYGAAVTGNLPNDMIGGFAVIMILGMLLSDIGFKMPLLKNIGGPAILALMVPSFLVFWNVLSPSAMDSVKTLMKTSNFLYLYISCLVAGSILGMNRKTLINGVVKIFIPMVVGTIAAVGAGIAVGTMLGYTVHHTIFYIIVPIICGGIGEGILPLSIAYSQIVGGESGAFVAQMIPAAIIGNIVAIIGAGLLKKLGDKRPALSGNGLLVKEKDGEKLGGGSYEDKPVVFTLMGGGLLLACGLFIFGSLASSVVGIPGPILMIFAAALIKCFKAMPEKIEQGAFHLYKFVSSSLTWPLMVGLGMLYVPLNDVAAIISVPYILTCTAVIVAMIISGFYVGKMIRMYPVEAAIVTGCRGGLGGTGDVAILSASNRMELMPFAQISTRIGGACTVILATLLLQMWH, from the coding sequence ATGCAAAAAGCAGTATCATCACCGATTCCCCAAGGGAATGTCCTTCCCCTCCCGGAAAAGGCCGGATTCCTAAAAAGACTGACTCAAATCAAGGTGGGGGTCATTCCGCTTCCCCTGTATGTCATCCTGGCATTGATCATTTACGGCGCTGCAGTTACAGGAAATCTGCCGAACGACATGATCGGAGGATTCGCCGTCATTATGATCCTCGGCATGCTGCTGAGCGATATCGGCTTCAAAATGCCACTGCTCAAAAATATCGGCGGACCGGCTATTCTGGCCCTGATGGTGCCCTCGTTCCTGGTCTTCTGGAATGTGCTCAGCCCTTCGGCGATGGATTCCGTCAAGACGCTGATGAAGACCTCGAACTTCCTGTATCTGTACATCTCCTGTCTGGTTGCAGGCAGTATCCTGGGGATGAACCGCAAGACCTTGATTAACGGGGTTGTCAAAATCTTCATTCCAATGGTAGTCGGCACCATAGCCGCTGTAGGCGCAGGGATTGCAGTTGGAACTATGCTTGGCTACACCGTGCATCACACGATCTTTTACATTATTGTTCCGATCATCTGCGGAGGTATTGGTGAGGGCATCCTGCCTCTGTCGATTGCTTACTCGCAAATTGTCGGCGGTGAATCCGGTGCGTTCGTAGCCCAGATGATTCCGGCAGCCATTATCGGCAATATCGTAGCCATCATCGGTGCGGGACTGCTGAAGAAGCTCGGCGACAAGAGACCCGCACTGTCCGGCAACGGCTTGCTGGTCAAGGAGAAGGACGGCGAGAAGCTCGGAGGCGGAAGCTATGAGGATAAGCCTGTAGTGTTCACATTAATGGGAGGCGGGCTGCTGCTTGCTTGCGGATTATTTATCTTCGGTTCCCTCGCTTCCAGCGTAGTTGGCATTCCCGGTCCGATCCTGATGATTTTTGCCGCTGCACTCATTAAATGCTTCAAAGCGATGCCGGAGAAAATCGAGCAGGGTGCGTTTCACCTGTACAAATTCGTATCTTCCAGCTTGACCTGGCCACTGATGGTGGGTCTGGGCATGCTCTATGTGCCACTGAATGACGTAGCTGCAATCATCTCTGTGCCTTATATTCTGACCTGCACCGCTGTCATCGTGGCCATGATTATTTCTGGCTTCTATGTCGGCAAAATGATCCGGATGTATCCGGTAGAAGCCGCTATTGTAACAGGCTGCCGCGGCGGATTGGGCGGAACGGGCGATGTGGCCATTCTGTCGGCTTCGAACCGTATGGAGTTAATGCCTTTTGCCCAAATCTCAACCCGGATTGGCGGAGCGTGTACCGTGATTCTGGCCACCCTCCTGCTGCAGATGTGGCATTAA
- the dcuS gene encoding DcuS/MalK family sensor histidine kinase translates to MRIGKHTLRLQTTISLMICSVLAVVLLVVYIMLGLKVATQTKDSLEQQAVMLARTISRTPLVIESLEDTRNTAELQSYAEEMQKINAVQFVVVIDMNGIRYTHPDLDKIGEHFTGGDEQAVLEGRESISEAKGSLGSSVRAFSPVRATDGTQVGAVSVGISLSSVQTAVQENEGILYWGILIGCAMGAAGALLLARKIKRIMFGMEPSAIAKLLEERSAMLQSVREGIIAVDQHSRITLVNAEARRLLADTGMQGEPLSQSIADIWPSLRMETVLESGEASQDLEVELGGITLLMNVLPVRVSGKVEGAIATFRDKTEISLLLERLSGISLYAEALRAQAHEFMNKLHVILGLTHMRRYDRLEEYITGTVSKVQEEVGMMVRQVRDPVMAGFLLGKLSRAREAGIRLVVLEDGILPEAGDPEVSRELITIVGNLLDNAMEAPEGVAGKRIHIGFQYKEGGLIITVSDNGRGMPKGVQPHIFSQGYSTKGKDRGSGLYLVERSLLKTGGTIICETGEGEGTRFTVKLPYQVKGDSL, encoded by the coding sequence GTGAGAATCGGTAAACATACGCTGCGGCTGCAGACGACAATCAGCCTGATGATCTGCAGTGTACTGGCGGTGGTGCTGCTCGTTGTCTATATCATGCTTGGGCTGAAGGTAGCTACGCAAACGAAGGATTCGCTGGAGCAGCAGGCCGTGATGCTGGCCCGTACGATTTCCCGGACTCCGCTGGTGATTGAATCGCTTGAGGACACCCGTAACACTGCAGAGCTGCAGTCGTATGCCGAGGAGATGCAGAAGATTAATGCGGTACAGTTTGTGGTCGTAATCGATATGAATGGCATCAGGTATACGCATCCTGATCTGGACAAGATCGGCGAGCACTTTACTGGCGGGGACGAACAGGCGGTGCTGGAAGGCCGGGAGAGTATTTCTGAAGCGAAGGGGTCGCTCGGTTCATCCGTGAGAGCGTTCTCTCCAGTGAGGGCAACGGATGGAACACAGGTCGGAGCGGTATCCGTAGGCATCTCGCTCAGCAGTGTGCAAACGGCCGTACAGGAGAATGAAGGCATTCTGTATTGGGGTATTCTGATAGGTTGCGCCATGGGCGCGGCAGGCGCGCTGCTGCTGGCCCGCAAGATTAAGCGGATTATGTTCGGAATGGAGCCGTCCGCCATCGCCAAGCTGCTGGAGGAACGCAGCGCGATGCTGCAATCCGTCCGCGAGGGGATTATCGCTGTCGATCAACATTCGCGGATCACACTTGTCAATGCCGAGGCCAGGCGGTTGCTGGCGGATACAGGGATGCAAGGCGAGCCGCTTAGCCAGTCGATTGCCGATATCTGGCCTTCGCTGCGCATGGAGACCGTGCTGGAGAGTGGAGAAGCCAGCCAGGATCTGGAAGTCGAGCTGGGAGGCATTACGTTGCTGATGAATGTGCTACCGGTGCGGGTCAGCGGCAAGGTGGAGGGGGCGATCGCTACGTTCCGCGACAAGACTGAGATCAGCCTGCTGCTGGAACGACTGTCTGGCATCTCCCTGTACGCCGAGGCACTGCGCGCTCAGGCTCATGAATTCATGAACAAGCTGCATGTGATACTCGGCCTTACCCACATGCGCCGCTATGACCGGCTGGAGGAATACATAACCGGGACTGTGTCCAAGGTGCAGGAGGAGGTAGGCATGATGGTCCGCCAGGTGAGGGACCCCGTGATGGCCGGATTCCTGCTGGGCAAGCTGAGTCGTGCAAGAGAAGCTGGCATTCGCCTGGTCGTGCTGGAGGATGGTATTCTGCCCGAGGCTGGTGATCCCGAGGTTTCGCGCGAGCTGATTACGATTGTTGGCAATCTGCTGGACAACGCCATGGAGGCCCCGGAGGGGGTAGCCGGCAAACGGATTCATATTGGATTTCAATACAAGGAAGGCGGACTTATAATAACGGTAAGCGATAATGGACGCGGGATGCCGAAGGGGGTCCAGCCTCATATCTTCAGCCAGGGGTATTCCACGAAGGGCAAGGACCGGGGGAGCGGACTCTATCTGGTTGAACGGAGTCTTCTGAAGACAGGAGGAACAATTATTTGTGAGACAGGTGAAGGCGAAGGAACAAGGTTTACGGTTAAGCTGCCATATCAGGTGAAGGGGGACAGCTTATGA